One window of the Micropterus dolomieu isolate WLL.071019.BEF.003 ecotype Adirondacks linkage group LG08, ASM2129224v1, whole genome shotgun sequence genome contains the following:
- the LOC123974812 gene encoding sulfide:quinone oxidoreductase, mitochondrial-like, translating into MSALCRLRQCQAKGIAISYLHTGSSVSAKHHYKMLVLGGGSGGITMSARMKRMMGAENVAVVEPSEMHYYQPIWTLVGAGAKTVASSGRSTASVVPSGVKWVKSKVQEINPDANTVRTDDGTEISYEYLIVALGLQLHYEKIKGLPEGFEHPKIGSNYSVQTVEKTWKALQDFKEGNAVFTFPNTPVKCAGAPQKIMYLTDAYLRKTGKRAKANVIYNTSLPVLFGIKKYAESLWDIVKQRDLQVNLRHNLIEVRADKQEAVFENLDKPGETKVFEYEMLHVTPPMGPNLVIKGSPLADPVGWLDVNRDNLQHNRYPNVFGIGDCTNLPTSKTAAAVAAQSAILNRTISKILKNEKPDKKYDGYTSCPLVTSYNTVILAEFDYNNQPLETFPINQAKERRLMYYMKADVMPHLYWHGLLKGLWGGPGPYRKLFHLGMK; encoded by the exons ATGTCTGCACTGTGTCGTCTGAGGCAGTGCCAGGCCAAAGGCATTGCTATCTCTTATCTTCACACGGGTAGCAGTGTCTCTGCCAAACATCATTACAAAATGCTCGTGCTCGGAGGAGGAAGTGGGGGCATTACAATGAGTGCACGAATGAAGAGGATGATGGGAGCTGAGAATGTGGCTGTTGTGGAGCCCAGCGAG ATGCACTACTATCAGCCAATCTGGACGCTGGTTGGTGCTGGGGCAAAAACTGTGGCCTCATCAGGGCGTTCCACTGCGAGTGTTGTGCCGTCTGGAGTAAAGTGGGTGAAATCTAAAGTTCAGGAAATCAACCCAGATGCAAATACTGTCCGCACAGACGATGGGACTGAA ATCTCCTATGAGTATTTGATCGTGGCTCTTGGTTTACAACTCCATTATGAGAAG ATTAAAGGACTGCCAGAAGGATTTGAGCATCCAAAGATTGGGTCAAACTACTCAGTCCAAACTGTGGAGAAAACGTGGAAAGCGCTGCAGGACTTCAAAGAGGGCAACGCTGTTTTCACTTTCCCAAATACTCCTGTGAAATGTGCTGGAGCTCCACAGAAGATCATGTACCTAACAGATGCCTATCTCAGAAAG ACAGGAAAAAGAGCGAAGGCCAATGTAATATACAACACATCTCTACCTGTGCTCTTTGGCATCAAAAAATATGCTGAGTCATTGTGGGATATTGTGAAACAACGTGACCTACAAGTGAACCTGAGGCACAACCTGATTGAAGTGCGGGCAGACAAGCAAGAAGCTGTGTTTGAAAATCTTGATAAACCGGGCGAAACCAAAGTGTTTGAG TATGAAATGCTTCATGTCACTCCACCAATGGGACCCAATTTGGTGATTAAAGGCAGTCCACTGGCAGATCCGGTGGGTTGGTTGGATGTCAACAGAGACAACCTCCAACATAATAGGTATCCAAATGTGTTTGGGATTGGAGACTGTACCAATCTGCCCACATCCAAAACGGCCGCTGCTGTTG CTGCTCAGTCTGCTATATTGAACAGAACCATCagcaaaatactgaaaaatgagAAGCCAGATAAGAAG TATGATGGCTACACTTCATGTCCGTTGGTCACGAGCTACAACACGGTAATTCTGGCAGAGTTTGACTACAATAACCAACCACTGGAAACATTCCCCATCAACCAAGCCAAAGAAAGAAGACTCATGTACTACATGAAAGCTGATGTGATGCCTCACCTCTATTGGCACGGGCTTTTAAA GGGCCTATGGGGTGGACCAGGACCATACAGGAAACTCTTTCATCTTGGGATGAAATGA